Proteins encoded together in one Microcaecilia unicolor chromosome 3, aMicUni1.1, whole genome shotgun sequence window:
- the ZNRD1 gene encoding DNA-directed RNA polymerase I subunit RPA12, translating to MDSSSSCFHSDPDFCPECGSILPLPGLQDSVTCPRCKFKIDVKDFEGKVVQSSTVFNKLEGSTMLHQGEERVEIQGPLIERKCPRCSHEGMTYHTRQMRSADEGQTVFYMCMKCKYQEKEDS from the exons ATGGACTCCAGCAGCTCCTGCTTCCATTCAGACCCCGACTTCTGTCCCGAGTGCGGCTCCATCCTGCCTCTGCCAGGGCTGCAGGACTCAGTCACCTGCCCACGATGCAAGTTCAAGATTGATGTAAAGG ACTTTGAGGGAAAAGTGGTCCAGTCTTCGACAGTATTTAACAAACTGGAGGGTTCTACCATGTTACACCAGGGTGAAGAGAGGGTGGAGATCCAGGGACCCTTG ATTGAGCGGAAGTGCCCACGATGCAGCCATGAGGGCATGACATACCACACTCGGCAGATGCGCTCTGCAGACGAGGGACAGACCGTGTTCTACATGTGCATGAAGTGCAA GTATCAGGAGAAAGAGGATTCATAA